In the genome of Cronobacter malonaticus LMG 23826, one region contains:
- the marB gene encoding multiple antibiotic resistance protein MarB, producing the protein MKSVTCAAALLLALTSGYALAGSPKTDACATDTSTMMVPIEHHESLDLSHRSAGSDKSDELGVPYYNQSR; encoded by the coding sequence ATGAAATCCGTCACGTGCGCCGCGGCGCTGTTGCTGGCGCTGACCTCCGGCTATGCGCTGGCAGGCAGCCCCAAAACCGACGCGTGCGCCACAGACACCAGCACAATGATGGTGCCGATTGAGCATCACGAATCGCTGGATCTCAGCCATCGCAGCGCAGGCAGCGATAAATCAGACGAGCTGGGCGTGCCGTACTACAACCAGTCGCGTTAA
- the marA gene encoding MDR efflux pump AcrAB transcriptional activator MarA: MSRRNNDAITIHSILDWIEDNLESPLSLEKVSARSGYSKWHLQRMFKKETGHSLGQYIRNRKLTEIALKLKESDEPILYLAERYGFESQQTLTRTFKNYFSVPPHKYRVTRMPGEGKYLHPLNH; the protein is encoded by the coding sequence ATGTCCAGACGCAACAATGATGCCATTACTATTCATAGCATTTTGGACTGGATTGAAGATAACCTGGAATCCCCCCTTTCCCTTGAGAAAGTGTCGGCGCGTTCGGGTTACTCGAAATGGCACCTGCAACGTATGTTCAAAAAAGAGACCGGTCACTCGCTGGGCCAGTATATCCGCAACCGGAAGCTGACTGAGATTGCCCTCAAACTTAAAGAGAGTGATGAACCGATTCTTTATCTGGCCGAGCGCTATGGGTTTGAATCCCAGCAGACGCTGACCCGCACGTTTAAGAACTATTTCTCCGTGCCGCCGCATAAGTATCGCGTGACGCGGATGCCGGGCGAAGGTAAATACCTCCACCCGCTGAATCACTGA
- the marR gene encoding multiple antibiotic resistance transcriptional regulator MarR — protein MENNSDLFNEIIPLGRLIHLVNQKKDRLLNEYLAPLDITAAQFKVLCSIRCPGRITPGELKKVLSVDLGALTRMLDRLVCKGWVARLPNPNDKRGVLVELTEEGAALCEQCHQLVGQNLHQELTKNLTADEVATLEYLLKRVLP, from the coding sequence TTGGAAAATAACAGCGATCTGTTTAACGAGATTATTCCTTTAGGACGACTGATTCACCTGGTGAATCAGAAAAAGGATCGCCTGCTCAATGAGTACCTCGCGCCGCTCGATATCACGGCAGCGCAGTTTAAGGTGCTCTGTTCCATTCGCTGTCCTGGCCGCATCACGCCGGGGGAGCTGAAAAAAGTGCTCTCAGTAGATTTAGGCGCTCTGACGCGCATGCTGGATCGTCTGGTATGCAAGGGCTGGGTGGCGCGGCTGCCTAACCCGAACGATAAACGGGGCGTACTGGTTGAGCTCACGGAAGAAGGCGCGGCGCTGTGCGAGCAGTGCCACCAGCTGGTAGGACAAAACCTGCATCAAGAATTAACAAAAAACCTGACGGCAGACGAAGTGGCGACCCTCGAATACCTGCTTAAAAGGGTGCTGCCGTAA
- a CDS encoding sugar transporter has translation MTMNTVSRKTAWLRVVTLAVAAFIFNTTEFVPVGLLSDIAASFHMESAQAGIMLTIYAWVVALMSLPFMLLTSQVERRKLLIALFVVFVASHMLSFMAWSFEVLVISRIGIAFAHAIFWSITASLAIRLAPPGKRAQALSLIATGTALASVLGLPIGRIVGQYFGWRTTFFAIGIGALITLACLVKLLPKIPSEHSGSLASLPALFRRPALLCIYVLTAVVVTAHFTAYSYIEPFVQNVAGLSENFATFLLLVLGTAGIIGSVIFGKLGNLHASGLISSAIGVLVICLLLLLPASHSAVNLTILGAFWGIAIMLIGLGMQVKVLALAPDATDVAMSLFSGIFNIGIGAGALVGNQVSLQLSMSSIGYMGAIPALAAFVWAIVIFRRWPVQLPEEQPHHG, from the coding sequence ATGACGATGAATACAGTCTCTCGCAAAACCGCGTGGCTGCGGGTGGTTACGCTTGCGGTCGCGGCATTTATCTTTAATACCACCGAGTTTGTGCCGGTGGGCCTGCTCTCCGATATCGCCGCGAGCTTCCATATGGAATCCGCGCAGGCGGGCATTATGCTCACCATCTACGCCTGGGTGGTGGCGCTGATGTCGCTGCCGTTTATGCTGCTGACAAGCCAGGTGGAGCGCCGCAAGTTGCTGATTGCGCTGTTTGTGGTCTTCGTCGCGAGCCATATGCTGTCGTTTATGGCCTGGAGCTTCGAGGTGCTGGTGATTAGCCGCATCGGCATCGCCTTCGCCCATGCGATTTTCTGGTCGATTACCGCGTCGCTGGCAATTCGCCTGGCCCCGCCGGGCAAACGCGCCCAGGCGCTGAGCCTGATTGCGACCGGCACCGCGCTGGCGTCGGTACTCGGCCTGCCTATCGGGCGCATCGTCGGGCAATATTTCGGCTGGCGCACCACCTTTTTTGCCATCGGCATCGGCGCGCTGATTACGCTCGCCTGCCTGGTGAAACTGCTGCCGAAAATCCCGAGCGAGCACTCCGGCTCTCTCGCGAGCCTGCCGGCGCTGTTCCGCCGCCCGGCGTTGCTGTGCATCTACGTGCTGACCGCGGTTGTGGTGACCGCGCACTTCACCGCCTACAGCTATATTGAGCCGTTCGTGCAGAACGTCGCGGGCCTGAGCGAAAACTTCGCCACCTTCCTGCTGCTGGTGCTCGGCACCGCGGGGATTATCGGTAGCGTGATTTTCGGCAAGCTCGGCAACCTGCACGCGTCCGGGCTTATCAGCAGCGCCATCGGCGTACTGGTTATCTGCCTGCTGCTGTTGCTGCCTGCTTCACACAGCGCCGTTAACCTGACCATCCTTGGTGCGTTCTGGGGCATCGCGATTATGCTGATTGGCCTCGGGATGCAGGTGAAAGTGCTGGCGCTGGCCCCGGATGCCACCGATGTGGCGATGTCGCTCTTCTCCGGCATCTTTAATATCGGTATCGGCGCGGGCGCGCTGGTGGGCAATCAGGTGAGCCTGCAACTTTCGATGTCGTCCATCGGGTATATGGGCGCTATCCCGGCGCTGGCCGCGTTTGTCTGGGCGATTGTGATTTTCCGCCGCTGGCCGGTTCAGCTTCCTGAGGAACAACCGCACCACGGTTAA